The Streptomyces sp. DH-12 genome has a window encoding:
- the rpsO gene encoding 30S ribosomal protein S15, whose amino-acid sequence MSLDAAVKKQIISEFGTKEGDTGSPEVQVALLSRRISDLTEHLKTHKHDHHSRRGLLILVGQRRRLLQYLAKKDIQRFRALVERLGIRRGAAGAK is encoded by the coding sequence GTGTCGCTCGACGCCGCAGTGAAGAAGCAGATCATCTCCGAGTTCGGCACCAAGGAGGGTGACACCGGCTCCCCCGAGGTCCAGGTCGCTCTGCTGTCCCGTCGGATCTCCGACCTGACGGAGCACCTGAAGACCCACAAGCACGACCACCACTCCCGCCGTGGCCTGCTGATCCTCGTCGGTCAGCGCCGCCGGCTGCTGCAGTACCTCGCCAAGAAGGACATCCAGCGCTTCCGTGCGCTGGTCGAGCGCCTCGGCATCCGCCGCGGTGCGGCGGGCGCCAAGTAA